One Methylobacterium sp. AMS5 genomic region harbors:
- a CDS encoding esterase yields the protein MSSSPFDPMVALDPRLAGRLAFLPRLPGKPPLPPGRHALGLFETRDAMLRVPEHIDPRLPTPLVVLFHGGGGSAEKILPMLEAHADQRGFLLLAPQSLHPTWDLVIAGNGPDRERLDRALAEVADRFLIDPGHLAFAGHSDGGSYALSLGLTNGDRVSHLIVSSAGFMSVQVQAGAPKIFLSHGTRDEQIPIDRSARNHARLLRAAGYDLTYVEYDGPHAYHPDVVSQAVDFFLGDFFG from the coding sequence ATGTCCTCCTCCCCCTTCGATCCGATGGTTGCCCTCGATCCCCGGCTCGCCGGCCGGCTCGCCTTCCTGCCGCGGCTGCCGGGCAAGCCGCCGCTGCCGCCGGGCCGCCACGCGCTCGGTCTGTTCGAGACCCGCGACGCGATGCTCCGCGTGCCCGAGCACATCGACCCCCGCCTGCCGACGCCGCTCGTCGTCCTGTTCCACGGCGGCGGCGGCAGTGCCGAAAAGATCCTGCCGATGCTGGAAGCCCATGCGGACCAGCGCGGCTTCCTGCTGCTCGCGCCGCAATCGCTGCACCCGACCTGGGATCTCGTGATCGCCGGCAACGGGCCGGACCGGGAGCGGCTCGACCGGGCGCTCGCCGAGGTGGCCGACCGGTTCCTGATCGATCCGGGCCATCTCGCCTTCGCGGGCCATTCGGACGGCGGCAGCTACGCGCTGTCCCTCGGGCTCACCAACGGTGACCGGGTCAGCCACCTGATCGTGTCGTCCGCTGGGTTCATGTCGGTGCAGGTGCAGGCGGGTGCGCCCAAAATCTTCCTGTCGCACGGCACCCGCGACGAGCAGATTCCGATCGACCGGAGCGCCCGCAACCACGCCCGGCTGCTTCGGGCGGCGGGCTACGACCTCACCTACGTCGAGTATGACGGTCCGCATGCCTACCATCCCGACGTGGTGAGCCAGGCCGTAGACTTCTTCCTGGGCGATTTCTTCGGTTAG
- the oxc gene encoding oxalyl-CoA decarboxylase yields MTVQAQNIDAITAGAMPHEEPELTDGFHLVIDALKLNGIETIYNVPGIPITDLGRLAQAEGLRVISFRHEQNAGNAAAIAGFLTKKPGICLTVSAPGFLNGLTALANATTNCFPMILISGSSEREIVDLQQGDYEEMDQLAIAKPLCKAAFRVLHAADIGIGVARAIRAAVSGRPGGVYLDLPAKLFSQVIDADLGARSLVKVIDAAPAQLPAPSAIARALDVLKSAERPLIILGKGAAYAQADEAVRALVEESGIPYVPMSMAKGLLPDTHPLSAGAARSTALKDSDVVLLVGARLNWLLSHGKGKTWGEPGSKRFIQIDIEPREMDSNVEIVAPVVGDIGSCVEALLDGIRKDWKGAPSDWLETLRSKREANIAKMAPKLMKDSSPMCFHSALGALRTVIKERPDAILVNEGANTLDLARGIIDMYQPRKRLDVGTWGVMGIGMGFAVAAAVETGKPVLAVEGDSAFGFSGMEVETICRYELPVCIVIFNNNGIYRGTDTDPTGRDPGTTVFVKNSRYDKMMEAFGGVGVNVTTPDELKRAVDEAMNSGKPTLINAEIDPAAGSESGNIGSLNPQSTLKKK; encoded by the coding sequence ATGACCGTCCAGGCCCAGAACATCGACGCGATCACCGCGGGCGCGATGCCCCACGAGGAGCCGGAGCTGACGGATGGCTTCCACCTCGTCATCGACGCGCTCAAGCTCAACGGCATCGAGACGATCTATAACGTGCCCGGTATCCCGATCACCGATCTCGGCCGTCTGGCCCAGGCCGAGGGTCTGCGGGTCATCTCCTTCCGCCACGAGCAGAACGCGGGCAACGCCGCCGCGATCGCCGGCTTCCTCACCAAGAAGCCGGGCATCTGCCTTACAGTCTCGGCGCCGGGCTTCCTCAACGGCCTGACCGCGCTGGCCAACGCCACCACCAACTGCTTCCCGATGATCCTGATCTCCGGCTCCTCCGAGCGTGAGATCGTCGATCTGCAGCAGGGCGACTACGAGGAGATGGATCAGCTCGCCATCGCCAAGCCGCTCTGCAAGGCCGCCTTCCGCGTGCTGCACGCCGCCGATATCGGCATCGGCGTGGCGCGCGCGATCCGTGCCGCCGTCTCCGGCCGGCCCGGCGGCGTCTATCTCGATCTGCCCGCCAAGCTCTTTTCGCAAGTCATCGACGCCGATCTCGGCGCGCGCTCGCTGGTCAAGGTGATCGACGCGGCCCCGGCCCAACTCCCGGCCCCGTCCGCCATCGCCCGGGCGCTCGACGTGCTGAAGTCGGCCGAGCGTCCGCTCATCATCCTCGGCAAGGGCGCGGCCTACGCCCAGGCCGACGAGGCGGTGCGCGCGCTCGTCGAGGAGAGCGGCATCCCCTACGTGCCGATGAGCATGGCCAAGGGCCTCCTGCCCGACACCCACCCGCTCTCGGCCGGTGCGGCCCGCTCCACCGCGCTCAAGGATTCCGACGTGGTGCTGCTGGTGGGCGCCCGCCTGAACTGGCTGCTCTCCCACGGCAAGGGCAAGACCTGGGGCGAGCCCGGCTCGAAGCGCTTCATCCAGATCGACATCGAGCCGCGCGAGATGGACTCGAACGTCGAGATCGTCGCGCCGGTGGTGGGCGATATCGGGTCCTGCGTCGAAGCGCTGCTCGACGGCATCCGCAAGGACTGGAAGGGCGCGCCCTCCGACTGGCTGGAGACGCTGCGGAGCAAGCGCGAGGCCAACATCGCCAAGATGGCCCCGAAGCTGATGAAGGACTCCTCGCCGATGTGCTTCCACTCGGCACTCGGGGCGCTCCGGACCGTCATCAAGGAGCGGCCCGACGCGATCCTCGTCAACGAGGGCGCCAACACCCTCGATCTCGCCCGCGGCATCATCGACATGTACCAGCCGCGCAAGCGCCTGGACGTCGGCACCTGGGGCGTGATGGGCATCGGCATGGGCTTCGCCGTCGCGGCGGCTGTCGAGACCGGCAAGCCGGTGCTGGCGGTCGAGGGCGACTCGGCCTTCGGCTTCTCCGGCATGGAGGTGGAGACCATCTGCCGCTACGAGCTGCCGGTCTGCATCGTCATCTTCAACAACAACGGCATCTATCGCGGCACCGACACCGATCCGACCGGCCGCGATCCGGGTACCACCGTCTTCGTCAAGAATTCCCGCTACGACAAGATGATGGAGGCCTTCGGCGGCGTCGGCGTGAACGTCACCACGCCGGACGAGCTGAAGCGGGCCGTGGACGAGGCGATGAATTCCGGTAAGCCGACCCTCATCAATGCGGAGATCGACCCGGCCGCCGGCAGCGAGAGCGGCAATATCGGCAGCCTCAACCCGCAGAGCACCCTGAAGAAGAAGTGA